GCCGGCGTCCGTTGACGACGATCCGCGCCCCTTCCGCCGCCAGCCGTTCGGCGATCCCTCGACCAATCCCGCGACTCGAGCCCGTGACAATTGCCACGCGATCACGCAGTGTCATCGCAGCCTCCCGCACGGGCGGTGTGTATCGCCGGCCCCCACAGTGCTTAATATAGCATTACGGTATCCGAACGACGCGGGACGGTTGTCCAACGCGGGCGAGGCGAAGAGTCTTTGCGGATCGCCGGTCGTAGGAAATTACACGCTCGGTCTCAAAAACGAGCCAAAGCGTGGGATGCGGATGGCGAGCTCGTAGGGGAGTTGGAGGGCGCCATTTTGCACGCGTGGGTCGTCGGGGTTCGAAGCGTACGGTCCGGGCCGTCCCTTGCAAATCGGCAGGCCTAATTCTAACGTGGATCCAACCCATCGGACAGCGATGGTGTTCGGACGATGGTGTCCCCTGCCAGGGGATGTGTCCATCGGCGCCGTCGGCCAAATTCGGACGGGGAGAATTGAGTTCGGTAAATGTGCGCGCCGGCCGTCGCCTCAGATTAGGCAGGTGCCGCCGCTCATGTCGATATGCTAGGAGGATTGACGCCATGTGGGAGTCGATTCAACGATACCCTGATCCTGCGGTGCGGGTGCTGCATCCAAGCTTTGCAAAGTACCGTCTCGCTCAGGCAGCCGTTGAACGCCTGGCCGCCGGATTCCGCTGGGCCGAGGGGCCGGTATGGTTCGGCGATGGACGGTTCCTATTGTGGAGCGATATCCCGAACAACCGGATCATGAAGTGGGAGGAGGAAACCGGCGCGGTCAGCGTCTTCCGAAAGCCCACCAACAACGCCAACGGCAACACCCGCGACCGTCAAGGCCGCCTGATCACCTGCGAGCATGACGCGCGGCGTGTGACGCGCACCGAGTACGACGGTACGATCACGGTTCTGCTCGATCGGTTCGATGGGAAACCGCTCAACTCCCCGAACGATGTCGTGGTGAAGTCGGATGATTCGATCTGGTTCACCGATCCGGCGTTCGGCATTCTCGGCTATTATGAAGGGCACCCCGCGACCCAGGAACTGCCCATGAACGTGTACCGCGTTGATGGCCGGACGGGTCGGACGAGTGTGGTGGCCGAGGGGATCAGCAGCCCGAACGGGCTGGCCTTCTCGCCGGATGAATCCAAGCTTTACGTCGTCGAATCGCGTTCATCACCGCGCAAGATTCGGGCCTTCGACGTTGTGGAAGGCGGTACCAAGCTCGCCAACGGCCGCGTGCTGATCGATGCCGGCCCCGGCACGCCGGACGGGCTCCGCTGCGACGTCGACGGCAATCTCTGGTGCGGGTGGGGCATGGGCGATCCCGACCTGGATGGCGTGCGTATATTCTCCCCGGCCGGCCAGCCGATCGGCCATATCGCGCTCCCCGAGCGATGCGCGAACCTGTGCTTTGGCGGGCTGCACCGGACCCGGGTGTTCATGGCGGCCAGCACGTCGATCTATTCACTCTACGTGAATATACAGGGAGCGTCGGGTGGGTGAACGGCGCCGGGCACCGATCACCCCACCGCGAATACCTGGCCGGCGAGACCGATACGCCCCGCAACGGCCGTGGCCGGGTTGTTTGCGGAGGGGCGATGATCCCCCGGCGGTTTCCTCAGGAGAACTTCAGGCGATGTCGAAGGTGACGGCCGGGCGGCACCCCGCTCCAGGAGGATCGGACGATGGACACTACTGGGCTGTGCTACACGCCGGCAACCGAGCTGGCCGGGGCGATCAAGAACAAGAAGCTCTCTCCCGTCGAGGTCGTTGACGCGGTGCTCGCCCGCATCGACCGGCTCAATCCCGCGCTCAACGCCTTCTGCACGGTGACGGCGGACGCAGCGCGAACCGCTGCCAAAGATGCCGAGGCGGCCGTCATGCGGGGAGACCGGCTGGGCATCCTGCACGGCGTTCCCGTCTCGATCAAAGACCTGATCATGACCAAAGGCGTGCGGACGACCTGGGGGTCGAAGATGTTCGAGCACTATGTCCCCGAGGAGGATGCCCCGGTCGTCGAGCGCCTCCGGCAGGCCGGGGCCATCGGCCTCGGGAAGACGAACACCCCGGAGTTCGGATTCAAAGGGGTGACCGACAACCCGGTGTTCGGCCCGAGCCGCAACCCGTGGAGCCTCGGGCACACCCCCGGAGGGTCGAGCGGAGGCGGCGCCGCCGCTGTGGCGGCCGGGCTCGGGCCGCTGTCGGTGGGCACCGACGGCGGCGGGTCGATCCGAATACCGTGCAGCTGCTGCGGCATCTTCGGGCTGAAGCCGACCCTGGGGCTCGTCGCCGCTGCGCCCACCTACGGCGGCCTCGAGACGCTCTCGCACACCGGGCCGATGACACGGACCGTGCGCGACGCCGCGCTGATGCTGAATGCCATCACGGGTCCCGATCCGCGCGACCTGAGCTCGCTGCCTGCCGACGGGACGGATTACCTCGCCGAGCTCGACCGCGGGGTATCAGGACTCCGCCTCGCCTGGACGCCCGACTGGGGGTATGCTCCGGTCGACCCCGAGGTCAGGCGGATCGCGGAGGCCGGCGTGAAGCACTTCGCCGACGCCGGATGCCGGGTAGACGCCGCGACCCCGGGCTTCCCCAGCCCGGAGGGGGCGTTTGACGTGCTGTTCTCAGCTTCGATCGCGGCGCGGTTGGGTGATAAGCTGACCGAGTGGGGCGATCGCTTCGACCCCGGCCTGGTGACGATGATCAACCGCGGAATGCGCTGGACGGCGGTGGATTTCATCAACGCTGCCAACTGCCGGCGCACGCTCGGGGAGTCGTTTCGGAGGTGCTTCGCCCGCTACGACCTGGTGCTCACGCCGACGCTGGCCGCGCCCCCGCTGCCGGTCGGCGTCAACCTCTACGAAGAGATCGGCGGGCGCAAAGTGGCGCTGACGGGGTGGTTTGCCTTCACCTACCCCATCAACATGACCGGATTTCCGGCGGCGACGGTCCCATGCGGCCGGACGTCGGAGGGACTGCCGGTGGGGTTGCAGATCATCGGCCCCCGGCTGGCGGATGCCCTGGTGCTTCGCGCCGCCGCCGCGTTCGAGGCCGCAGCCCCCTGGGCGGTGACGCGTCCGGCGCTGACCTAACCGCCGCCCGAATACCGAAGAAATGCCGCCCCATCGAGGGGAGCGGCGGCCGTCCCACGATTCGGGCCAACCCGGCGCCGTGGCGCGGTCTGAGTCGTTCGGAGATCCGCCGATACCCGCCCGGCCGTTACCCCGTGCGCACGGCGGCGTGATGAGCCCCCGCGGTTTAAAGATGCGTGCTTGAGGGTACTTGCGCGGCACTTTCCCCGTGCTCTTTTTGCAGCCGCTCCATCAAATCGCCTAACCGTTTCAAGTGCACCCGGACTTGGTGGGTGGCCAAGAATACCCTTCGTACTTCCGTCGAGGACTCCGCAGCTTGCAAGATGCCAAGGCATTTCTCTTGCAAGATCCGCATTTGATCCAACAAGGGCTCGGGGCCTCGAGGGGCCGGGGGGGTCTCTGCCGCCCCCGCGGAAATGTGGCTTCGATGGCCCAGGATCGCCAAGACGGAGGTCCCGAAGCGCAGCGCGATCAGATCATGCGGTTCAGCGCTGAGGATCGCCTTTTCGATTTCGCTGCGCCTGTCGTGGCCGCAGATTCTGCAGGGTCTGGACATCTTCGATCACCGATTTCTGCCGCGTCGTTGCCTGTCCATGATACCCTGGCGAGGGCGACCCCGCGTTCCCCCGAGAGAACAATTTCTGCGTATCCAAAGGATGGCACGTCTTCGCGGTGTCCCCGTATCGTTGAATACTCGCTCCGGGACGCGGCGGTCCGCGCTCCCCCCGTCGTGCCTTCGTGGCCTGACGCGGAGTCGGCAGAGGGCCGCTTGTACCCGTCCACGCGCACGAGGATGGTCCTCCCCCTCACGCGCCCGGGCGCGCCGTCTGGCGGCGCCGCCGGCCCGCCGCGAAGGCGATGAGCGCCGCGAGCAGGCCGGCGATGGCCGCGCCTACGGCGACGGTCGCGATCCAGGAGATGCCCGTTGCCCCCTCGGGCGCGGCAGCGATAAACACGCCGAGCTGATCCGTGCTGGCGAAGATCTGCAGCGACCCCGGGACGACGTGCGCCTCGAGCGGGGTCCACCCCGTCCCCGTGGAGCGAAGCAGCATCGTGGCGTGCCTGGGGTAGCGGAGGACCACGGTGATGGGCGCCCCCAGGAGCACGGATCCTCCTGTGGCGTCGGTCGCCTCGACGCGGTAGGCGTTCCCGTCAAACTGGAGTCTCGCCGGGGGTGGGGACAGCGTCCCGGGGTCGAGCGGGGTGATGGTCACCTCGACCGCGCGGGCTCCCGGGCGCGGCGCGATCGCCCCGGACCGGAGGATCACGCCGGCCTGCCCATCTCCCGTCACCACGGATGTGGAGGGGGAGCCGGCGGCGCCGAGTGTGATCGACTCCTGCCCCGTCTGTGGGGACTGGTTGGGTTCGGGGAGGTTAGCGGGGGGATGGACCCAGCGATATGGGAGGGGAGGGGCGATGCCTTCGTAGAGGAGGTGCGTCGGGATTTGCGGCCATGTCGAGCTTCCCGCCACAAGGTAGACGCCGACCGCGACTGCCCCCCAGATCCACACCCGGATGCCGGCCGCGCGACGGTATTGTGGGGGCATGTCAGAATATCTGGAGCAGATTGGCGGTGGCGTGGGTGAGTGCCGGGGCGAGCCATCCCCCCGTCGCCCACCGCTGCCAGCCGAAGATGATCCCCGCGGCGAGGTCGAGCGGAAGGGCTCGGACCCCGTAGGCCGGGACGTGCACCACCGCGAACAGGCCGGCCGTGCCGATCACCCCGGCGATCGCCCCGGCCTGGCACAGCCAGCCGTACGCCAGCCGTCGAAAGAAGATCTCCTCGCATGCGGCGGCCATCACCGTCGCCGCGATGGCCACAAGCGTCGCCGGCGGTCCGACCGGGGCCGTGAGCAGTCGGCCCGCCGCGAACGCGGCGATCCCCACTCCCACCACCACGGCCAACCCCGCGGGGGTCGGGGGCGCTTCGCGCCGCAGCGGCACCGGGGCGATCGCGCCGACGATCCCGATCGCGCCGAGCACGGTAAGCGCGGCGATGGTGGCCGGGGGCCGCGCGGCGAGCGCCGCGCACCCCAGCGCG
The sequence above is drawn from the bacterium genome and encodes:
- a CDS encoding SMP-30/gluconolactonase/LRE family protein translates to MWESIQRYPDPAVRVLHPSFAKYRLAQAAVERLAAGFRWAEGPVWFGDGRFLLWSDIPNNRIMKWEEETGAVSVFRKPTNNANGNTRDRQGRLITCEHDARRVTRTEYDGTITVLLDRFDGKPLNSPNDVVVKSDDSIWFTDPAFGILGYYEGHPATQELPMNVYRVDGRTGRTSVVAEGISSPNGLAFSPDESKLYVVESRSSPRKIRAFDVVEGGTKLANGRVLIDAGPGTPDGLRCDVDGNLWCGWGMGDPDLDGVRIFSPAGQPIGHIALPERCANLCFGGLHRTRVFMAASTSIYSLYVNIQGASGG
- a CDS encoding amidase; the encoded protein is MDTTGLCYTPATELAGAIKNKKLSPVEVVDAVLARIDRLNPALNAFCTVTADAARTAAKDAEAAVMRGDRLGILHGVPVSIKDLIMTKGVRTTWGSKMFEHYVPEEDAPVVERLRQAGAIGLGKTNTPEFGFKGVTDNPVFGPSRNPWSLGHTPGGSSGGGAAAVAAGLGPLSVGTDGGGSIRIPCSCCGIFGLKPTLGLVAAAPTYGGLETLSHTGPMTRTVRDAALMLNAITGPDPRDLSSLPADGTDYLAELDRGVSGLRLAWTPDWGYAPVDPEVRRIAEAGVKHFADAGCRVDAATPGFPSPEGAFDVLFSASIAARLGDKLTEWGDRFDPGLVTMINRGMRWTAVDFINAANCRRTLGESFRRCFARYDLVLTPTLAAPPLPVGVNLYEEIGGRKVALTGWFAFTYPINMTGFPAATVPCGRTSEGLPVGLQIIGPRLADALVLRAAAAFEAAAPWAVTRPALT
- a CDS encoding CPBP family intramembrane glutamic endopeptidase → MKRDGGDLIAPMSEASSRSGEICRLPRRDSRTAAILAAACIALGCAALAARPPATIAALTVLGAIGIVGAIAPVPLRREAPPTPAGLAVVVGVGIAAFAAGRLLTAPVGPPATLVAIAATVMAAACEEIFFRRLAYGWLCQAGAIAGVIGTAGLFAVVHVPAYGVRALPLDLAAGIIFGWQRWATGGWLAPALTHATANLLQIF